A single window of Arvicanthis niloticus isolate mArvNil1 chromosome X, mArvNil1.pat.X, whole genome shotgun sequence DNA harbors:
- the Ldoc1 gene encoding protein LDOC1, whose amino-acid sequence MIEELLALLHALLERHQALCIENHQLLKQLRLLVCERARLLRQVCPPSCPVPYPSRFSGESGRLPEFIMQTMSYMHVNEEHFCNDAMKVAFLISLLSGEAEEWVMPYIESNSYILGNYQAFVDEMKQYFGWATDDEDDDDDEDEEMEDD is encoded by the coding sequence ATGATTGAAGAACTGCTGGCACTTCTGCACGCGCTTCTGGAGAGGCACCAAGCCCTGTGCATCGAGAACCACCAGCTCCTGAAGCAGCTGCGACTGTTGGTGTGTGAGCGGGCCAGGCTGCTGCGCCAGGTATGTCCGCCGAGCTGTCCAGTGCCCTACCCCTCACGGTTTAGCGGTGAGAGTGGCCGGCTCCCTGAGTTTATCATGCAGACCATGTCTTACATGCATGTGAATGAGGAGCACTTCTGCAACGACGCCATGAAAGTGGCATTCCTGATCAGCCTCCTCTCCGGGGAAGCCGAGGAGTGGGTGATGCCTTACATCGAGTCAAATAGCTACATCCTTGGTAATTATCAGGCCTTTGTTGATGAGATGAAGCAGTATTTTGGCTGGGCTACCGACGacgaagatgatgatgatgacgaggATGAAGAAATGGAGGATGATTAG